Part of the Candidatus Binatia bacterium genome is shown below.
TGGCTCGCCGTGACCGTCACGCTGAACGACTGCTCCACGGTGGCCTGTCCATCGGAGAGCCGGACCGTGATCGACGTCGTTCCGAGCGGGGTGGACAGGGACGGCGCGAGCGTGATGTTGCCCGAGCCGGCGCCGTAGTCGCTCAGCGTCGCGTACGACGGAAGCGGGCCGCTCGAGAAGGTGATCGCATCGCCGTCCGGGTCATAGCCGGTCAGCGACACGAACTGCGTGGTCCCCTGCTCTACGGTGCGGTCGCCGATCGCGAACAGCACCGGCGCCGTGTTGGCGTTCGTCACCTCGATCGAGACCGAGCCCTGGTCGGTCCCGCCGAAATCGTCGTCGGCCAGAAAGGAGACGAGATAGCTCCCCGCCTGGTCGGTGTTGGGCGTCCAGTCGAACGTGCCGGTGTTGTTGAAATGGTCGGTGAAGGTCGCCCCCGTCGGCAGGTTCGCCGCGGAGAGGAACACCGACTGGCCGTCGGGATCGGTGGCGCTCACGTTGAACGTGAGATCCGTCCCCTCGGACACGGTCTGCGGACCGGGCAGGGAAAGAACCGGAGGCGCCGCGGCGGCCGGCGCGCTCGTGAAGAGCCCGCCCGCCACGAACAGCGCGGCGACCGTCGAGTGCAAGAAACCGGCGAAGCGGCGCATACGAACCCCCAGTCATTCGGATGAAACGGAACATCGCGCCCCATCCGTGGGGTCCGCTCAACTCCCGTCAAGTGATGGTTCGGTCTGGAGGATGCATAGCGTGGGCCACCGCCGGAAGAACGTGTGGGAACGCGGTAAGACCGCTACTTACCTCGGGGTTGGCGTCCGACGTCGGGTCGCGGAGAATTGCGTTCCGCGTGGCTCGATCCGACCGGCACAGCCACATGCGGCCCGATCGGGCCACCATTGACGTGGAACCGCGAACGGCCTCCCGCCATACTAAAGGGAGACAACGCCGTTCCGATTCCCATCCCATCCCAGGAGGCAGCAACGTGGCGAGAGCGAACCCCAAGCGTCAGGCCCCGAAGAAAGGCGAAACGCTTCAGGACTGGATCAAGACCCTGGTGATCGTCCTGGCCGTGGTCATCACCTTCCGCGGCGTGGTGGCGCAGGCCTATCAGATTCCGACCGGCTCGATGGAGCGGACCCTCCTGATCGGCGACTACCTCTACATCAACAAGATGCTCTACGGCTCCGAGATCGACATCGGCTTCAAGGGGCATCGCTATTTCTACCATCGCTTCCCCGCGTTCCGGCAGCCGCAGCCGGGCGACATCATCGTCTTCCGGTATCCCGTCAACCCGCAGCAGGATTTCATCAAGCGCTGCGTGGCGGTCGGGGGCCAGACGGTGGAGGTCCGCGACAAGGTCCTGTACGTGGATGGAAAGCGGCAGAACGAGCCCTACGCCGTCCACGACGACCCTCGGGACTTCCCCAAGGAGATCACGGTGCGGGACAACTTCGGTCCGCTGAAGGTCCCGCCCCACTGCCTCTTCATGATGGGCGACAACCGCGACAACAGCCTCGACAGCCGCTTCTGGGGCCCCCTGCCGGAGAACATGGTCAAGGGAAAGGCGATGTTCACCTACTTCTCGTGGGATCCCAGCGAGCACATGGTGCGCTTCAATCGGATGTTCCGGGGGATCAGCTGAGGGAGGCGGATCCCCGCCGAACGCCGGAAAACGGAGGAACGGTTTCATGACCCAATCCCAGGTCTTGAAGAGGCTCCAGCGAACCCACTGGAGGAGCCTCGAGCGCCTCACCAAGAAGGCGTACCAGGCCGGCTTCGAGGCCGGGCTCGCCCGCGCGCGCGGCGGATCGCGCCGGGGCCGCACCATCCGCGCCGACGCCACCGTCGAGGGTCTCCTGCGGCGCATCGACCGCCACTTCGGGCTGGATCGCTATGGATTCGAGGTGCGCGTGGTGCACCCCGGATCGGGCCGGCGGGTCCCCGCGCGGGACCCCCTTTCC
Proteins encoded:
- the lepB gene encoding signal peptidase I encodes the protein MARANPKRQAPKKGETLQDWIKTLVIVLAVVITFRGVVAQAYQIPTGSMERTLLIGDYLYINKMLYGSEIDIGFKGHRYFYHRFPAFRQPQPGDIIVFRYPVNPQQDFIKRCVAVGGQTVEVRDKVLYVDGKRQNEPYAVHDDPRDFPKEITVRDNFGPLKVPPHCLFMMGDNRDNSLDSRFWGPLPENMVKGKAMFTYFSWDPSEHMVRFNRMFRGIS